The Mycolicibacterium aurum genome segment GCGAGGCCCTCGAAACGGCTGAAGTCCATCGGCTTGCCGAACTTGACCTGGACGCGGCCGAACTTCCACATCTTGCTGCCGGGCGGGTTCACGACGTCGGTGCCGATCATCGCGACCGGTATCACCGGTACCTGCGACTCCAGGGCAAGGCGCGCGAGTCCGGTCTTGCCCTTGTAGAGCCGTCCGTCGGGAGAGCGAGTGCCCTCGGGGTACATCCCCAGAACCTTGCCCTGGCCGAGGATGCGCTCCGCGGTGATCAGGGCATCCTGGGCGGCATCGGCGTCGGTGCGGTCGATGGGCACCTGGCCGGCGGCGGTGTAGAACCAGCGGGTGAACCAGCCCTTGATGCCGGTGCCGGTGAAGTACTCGGCCTTGGCCAGGTAGGTGATTCGACGGTTGACCACCAGGCACTTGTAGAAGCTGTCGGCCACCGCGAGGTGGTTACTGGCCAGGATCACCGCGCCGGACTGCGGAACATGCTCCAGCCCTTCGACTTTCGGGCGCCCCA includes the following:
- a CDS encoding lysophospholipid acyltransferase family protein, with amino-acid sequence MWYWLFKFVFMGPLLTLLGRPKVEGLEHVPQSGAVILASNHLAVADSFYKCLVVNRRITYLAKAEYFTGTGIKGWFTRWFYTAAGQVPIDRTDADAAQDALITAERILGQGKVLGMYPEGTRSPDGRLYKGKTGLARLALESQVPVIPVAMIGTDVVNPPGSKMWKFGRVQVKFGKPMDFSRFEGLAGNRFIERAVIDEVMYELMRMSGQEYVDLYAADVKVGKDDAAVKPPTRLPDSAAG